The Manihot esculenta cultivar AM560-2 chromosome 1, M.esculenta_v8, whole genome shotgun sequence genome has a window encoding:
- the LOC110624668 gene encoding ankyrin repeat-containing protein At5g02620 has translation MIMEKQSSFKGRTMEKQQSFKQKVMEKLPSFRGGTENQSTSRGVMEKHPSFRGALEKQKSFRGFVENQKTFRSVMERQLSFIGGGERKKSKESPGKRGDSQIHLAARAGNLSRIREILQNCDGNHAKDLLAIQNQEGETPLYAAAENGHAGVVAEMLGYMDLQTASIAARNGFDPFHVAAKQGHLEVLKELLHGFPNLAMTTDLSCTTALHTAAAQGHIDVVNLLLETDSNLVKIARNNGKSALHTAARMGHLEVVRSILSKDPSTGLRTDKKGQTALHMAVKGQNKEIVLELLKADISVMSLEDNKGNTALHIATKKGRIQNVRCLLSVEGINVNATNKAGETPLDIAEKLGISQVVSMLKELGAFNSKDLGKPPNPAKQLKQTVSDIKHEVQSQLQQTRQTGFKVQKIAKKLKKLHISGLNNAINSATVVAVLIATVAFAAIFTVPGQYVEDKTEGTSLGQAHIAKNPAFLVFCVFDSLALFISLAVVVVQTSVVVIEQKAKKQLVFVINKLMWLACLFISVAFISLSYVVVGQKSRWLAICATVIGGSIMLTTIGSMCYCVILHRMEESRLRSIRRESRSGSYSMSMVSDHEVLDSEYKRMYAL, from the exons ATGATCATGGAGAAGCAGAGCAGTTTCAAGGGACGAACAATGGAGAAACAGCAAAGTTTTAAACAGAAGGTGATGGAAAAACTTCCAAGTTTTCGAGGTGGAACAGAAAATCAATCCACTTCCCGAGGAGTAATGGAAAAACATCCCAGCTTTCGGGGAGCACTAGAGAAACAGAAGAGTTTTCGTGGATTTGTAGAAAACCAGAAGACGTTTCGCTCCGTGATGGAGAGACAACTTAGTTTTATTGGAGGTGGTGAGAGGAAGAAGAGCAAGGAGTCGCCTGGAAAGCGAGGTGACTCACAGATCCATTTGGCAGCTCGAGCAGGGAATTTGAGTCGAATTAGGGAGATCCTTCAGAATTGTGATGGTAATCATGCAAAGGATTTGTTGGCAATTCAGAATCAAGAAGGAGAAACTCCCCTCTATGCAGCTGCAGAGAATGGTCATGCAGGAGTAGTTGCAGAGATGTTGGGATACATGGACTTGCAGACTGCATCAATAGCAGCTAGGAATGGATTTGATCCATTCCATGTTGCAGCTAAGCAGGGTCATCTTG AGGTATTGAAGGAACTTTTGCATGGTTTCCCCAACTTGGCCATGACCACAGATTTATCCTGTACAACTGCCTTACACACAGCTGCTGCTCAAGGACACATTGATGTAGTTAATCTCCTTCTGGAAACAGATTCAAATCTAGTTAAAATTGCTCGGAATAATGGTAAAAGTGCCCTTCATACTGCTGCAAGGATGGGACACTTGGAAGTCGTCAGATCCATATTAAGCAAGGATCCAAGCACTGGCCTTAGAACTGATAAGAAAGGACAAACTGCACTGCACATGGCTGTGAAAGGGCAAAATAAGGAAATTGTGCTTGAATTGTTAAAAGCTGACATCTCTGTTATGAGCTTGGAAGATAATAAAGGAAACACAGCATTGCATATTGCAACAAAGAAGGGCCGTATACAG AATGTACGTTGCTTGTTATCAGTTGAAGGTATCAATGTCAATGCAACTAACAAGGCTGGAGAAACCCCACTTGACATTGCAGAAAAACTTGGCATTTCACAGGTTGTGTCCATGTTGAAGGAACTAGGGGCTTTCAATTCTAAAGATCTTGGAAAACCACCAAATCCGGCAAAGCAACTTAAGCAGACGGTCAGCGACATAAAACATGAAGTTCAGTCCCAGCTTCAGCAGACCCGTCAAACGGGTTTCAAAGTGCAGAAGATCGCAAAGAAGTTGAAGAAACTCCATATTAGTGGCCTCAACAATGCTATCAATTCTGCAACTGTTGTTGCTGTGCTCATAGCCACAGTCGCTTTTGCAGCCATTTTCACTGTGCCTGGGCAATATGTTGAGGATAAAACTGAAGGAACGTCTCTGGGGCAAGCTCATATAGCAAAAAATCCAGCTTTCTTAGTCTTCTGTGTGTTTGATAGCCTGGCATTATTCATTTCGCTAGCTGTTGTCGTAGTTCAAACCTCAGTTGTTGTGATTGAACAGAAGGCAAAGAAACAGCTCGTTTTTGTCATTAACAAGCTCATGTGGCTGGCTTGCCTCTTTATTTCAGTTGCCTTTATTTCTCTCTCTTACGTGGTGGTGGGTCAGAAGTCAAGGTGGCTGGCTATTTGTGCAACGGTAATTGGTGGTTCGATCATGCTTACTACAATTGGCTCCATGTGCTATTGTGTGATTTTGCATAGAATGGAGGAGTCAAGATTGAGGAGTATAAGGAGGGAGAGTCGATCCGGTTCTTACTCTATGTCTATGGTATCAGACCATGAGGTCTTGGACAGTGAATATAAGAGGATGTATGCACTGTAA
- the LOC110623417 gene encoding type I inositol polyphosphate 5-phosphatase 12, protein MEDRVEEDEDREALAGLSFIPPSNRRMHSYSQQFRSNSGPKKHHPRKHSLDHIPHVSSERYVDSSDDDYYTYPSPSPSTCNTLGGSGSGTGSGGGGGGGGGDEILQQRLDLNLVVEGPPDEIRQTQLPEFIASGGTGIFKAPTRAAVHPGRPTCLELRPHPLRETQGGKFLRNIACTETQLWAGQESGVRFWILEHAYDPGSGLGGRVRRGDEDAAPFHESANTSPAMCLMVDKGIKLVWSGHKDGKIRSWKMDQKLDDNVPFKEGLSWQAHKGPVLSIITSTYGDIWSGGEGGVIKIWPWESIEKSLSLSPEEKHMAALLVERSNIDLRSQVTVNGACSISSSDVKCLLSDKVRAKVWCAQSLYFSLWDAHTKELLKVFNIEGQTENRIDLPSAQPQEQPVEDEMKVKFVSTSKKDKTQGFLQRSRNAIMGAADAVRRVATRGAVVFVEDTKRTEALVLTGDGMIWSGCSNGLLIQWDGNGNRLQDYSHHSTAVQSLCTFGTRMYVGYASGIVQVLDLDGNLLAVWVAHSNPVIKLAVGTDYIFSLANHGGIRGWNHTSPGPLDNIVRSELAQKEVVYTRRDSFRILMGTWNVGQGRASHEALMSWLGSAVSDVGIVVVGLQEVEMGAGFLAMSAAKETVGLEGSSIGQWWQDTIGKALEEGTTFERMGSRQLAGLLISLWVRKNLRAHVGDVDAGAVPCGFGRAIGNKGGVGLRIRVLDRTICFVNCHLAAHLEAVNRRNADFDHIFRNMGFSRSSNLISAVCNSATTQTLKGPNIPTTTQTHKSTNAVNTNSENTKSDLCEADMVVFLGDFNYRLFGITYDEARDFVSQRSFDWLREKDQLRAEMKAGKVFQGMREALIRFPPTYKFERNIPGLGGYDSGEKKRIPAWCDRIIYRDNRVAPVSDCSLECPIVSSVIQYEACMDVTESDHKPVRCKFNVQIAHADRSVRRQEFGNIIRYNEKIRSLIEESRNVPETVVSTNNIVLQNQDTCILRITNKCMKEKAVFNIICEGQCTIKDDGEEPEYRSRGSYGFPRWLEVTPAAGLIKPDQYAEVSVHHEEFHTLEDLVDGIPQNWWCEDTRDKEVILCLIVQGCSSTEMKSHKIHVRHCFSAKAVRLESKTNSRKNQGGAVNRSEQKQSSSSSDKGDDFRNSRKS, encoded by the exons ATGGAGGACAGAGTTGAAGAAGACGAGGATCGTGAAGCTTTGGCCGGGCTAAGTTTCATCCCACCATCTAATCGGAGAATGCATTCCTACAGCCAACAGTTCCGTAGCAATTCTGGCCCGAAAAAACACCATCCCAGAAAACATAGTCTTGATCACATCCCACACGTTTCTTCTGAACGTTACGTGGACTCTTCCGATGACGATTACTACACCTACCCATCACCTTCCCCCTCTACATGCAATACTCTTGGTGGTAGTGGGAGTGGGACCGggagtggtggtggtggtggtggtggaggtggtgatGAGATTCTCCAGCAAAGGCTAGATTTGAATCTCGTCGTAGAGGGTCCTCCAGATGAAATCCGGCAAACCCAATTGCCGGAATTTATTGCTAGTGGAGGGACAGGAATATTTAAGGCTCCAACTAGGGCAGCGGTCCATCCTGGACGTCCTACGTGTCTGGAACTCAGACCACATCCTCTTAGGGAAACACAGGGAGGTAAATTCTTGAGAAACATTGCTTGTACAGAGACGCAATTGTGGGCTGGTCAGGAGAGTGGAGTCAGGTTTTGGATCTTGGAGCATGCATATGACCCAGGGTCTGGGCTAGGGGGAAGAGTGAGAAGGGGTGATGAGGATGCAGCGCCATTTCATGAATCCGCAAACACATCGCCCGCCATGTGTTTGATGGTTGATAAAGGGATTAAGCTGGTTTGGAGTGGACACAAGGATGGAAAGATCAGGTCTTGGAAAATGGATCAAAAATTGGATGATAATGTCCCCTTCAAGGAAGGATTATCATGGCAAGCTCATAAAGGTCCCGTTCTTTCTATAATAACGAGTACTTACG GTGATATATGGTCTGGTGGTGAAGGAGGTGTCATCAAGATTTGGCCATGGGAATCCATTGAAAAGTCTCTTTCTCTTTCACCTGAGGAAAAGCACATGGCTGCTTTATTGGTAGAGAGGTCAAATATTGATCTTAGGAGTCAAGTCACTGTAAATGGTGCCTGTAGTATATCATCTTCAGATGTGAAGTGCTTGTTATCAGATAAAGTTAGAGCTAAAGTTTGGTGTGCTCAGTCTCTATACTTCTCTCTATG GGATGCTCATACAAAGGAGCTTCTGAAAGTATTCAATATTGAAGGTCAAACTGAAAATCGAATTGACTTGCCATCAGCACAGCCACAGGAACAGCCAGTTGAAGATGAGATGAAGGTAAAATTTGTTTCCACATCAAAAAAGGACAAAACACAGGGCTTCTTGCAACGTTCACGAAATGCCATAATGGGGGCTGCAGATGCTGTTCGTCGGGTAGCCACTAGGGGAGCAGTGGTATTTGTAGAAGATACCAAACGAACAGAAGCATTGGTGCTAACTGGAGATGGAATGATATGGAGTGGATGTTCTAATGGCCTCCTTATACAGTGGGATGGAAATGGAAATCGTTTACAAGATTATAGTCACCATTCTACTGCTGTTCAATCTTTGTGCACTTTTGGAACAAGGATGTATGTGGGATATGCGAGCGGCATTGTTCAAGTATTAGATCTTGATGGAAATCTTCTTGCAGTATGGGTTGCTCATAGTAATCCTGTAATAAAGTTAGCAGTTGGGACTGATTATATTTTTAGCTTGGCTAATCATGGAGGTATACGCGGATGGAACCACACATCGCCTGGACCTCTTGACAACATAGTAAGATCAGAATTAGCACAAAAAGAAGTAGTATACACAAGACGAGACAGTTTCAGAATTTTAATGGGCACATGGAATGTTGGTCAAGGAAGAGCATCTCATGAGGCACTTATGTCATGGTTAGGTTCTGCAGTGTCAGATGTGGGCATTGTTGTTGTAGGGTTGCAAGAGGTAGAGATGGGTGCAGGTTTTCTTGCAATGTCTGCTGCCAAAGAAACT GTAGGACTAGAAGGAAGCTCTATTGGGCAGTGGTGGCAGGACACTATAGGGAAGGCGTTAGAGGAAGGAACAACTTTTGAACGTATGGGTTCTAGGCAGCTTGCAGGCTTACTTATATCCCTTTG GGTAAGGAAGAATCTTAGAGCACATGTGGGGGATGTTGATGCTGGAGCAGTTCCATGTGGCTTTGGACGTGCTATTGGTAATAAG GGAGGTGTAGGTTTGAGGATCAGGGTTCTTGACAGAACAATATGCTTTGTGAACTGTCACTTGGCTGCACATTTGGAGGCAGTCAATCGTCGCAATGCTGATTTTGATCACATCTTTAGAAATATGGGCTTCAGCCGATCATCAAATCTTATATCAGCTG TCTGTAACTCCGCAACCACTCAAACGCTTAAGGGTCCAAATATCCCAACAACCACTCAAACGCATAAGAGTACAAAT GCTGTGAATACCAACTCTGAAAACACGAAGTCTGATTTATGCGAAGCAGATATGGTTGTGTTTCTTGGTGACTTTAATTACCGACTTTTTGGTATAACTTACGATGAAGCAAGGGATTTTGTTTCGCAAAGAAGCTTTGATTGGCTTAGAGAAAAGGATCAGCTGAGAGCAGAAATGAAAGCAGGAAAAGTTTTCCAAGGAATGCGTGAGGCTCTCATCAGATTCCCTCCTACATACAAGTTTGAAAGAAACATACCGGGTTTAGGAG GATATGATTCTGGGGAGAAAAAACGCATTCCTGCCTGGTGCGATCGGATAATATATCGTGACAATCGAGTAGCTCCGGTATCTGATTGCAGTTTAGAGTGTCCTATAGTCTCATCGGTTATACA GTATGAGGCATGCATGGATGTCACAGAGAGTGATCACAAACCCGTCCGATGTAAATTTAATGTCCAAATTGCCCATGCTGACAGATCAGTAAGGAGACAAGAGTTTGGGAACATTATTAGATATAATGAGAAAATCAGGTCTTTGATTGAAGAATCACGTAATGTTCCAGAAACTGTTGTAAGCACCAACAATATCGTCTTGCAAAACCAGGACACATGCATTCTACGTATTACTAACAAGTGCATGAAGGAAAAAGCTGTATTCAACATTATTTGTGAAGGCCAATGCACTATCAAGGATGATGGAGAAGAACCAGAGTATCGCTCAAGAGGCTCCTATGGCTTTCCCCGATGGCTTGAG GTCACACCAGCTGCTGGCTTAATTAAGCCTGATCAGTATGCAGAGGTCTCAGTACATCATGAAGAGTTTCATACCTTGGAAGATTTGGTTGATGGCATCCCACAGAACTGGTGGTGTGAAGACACACGTGATAAGGAAGTGATTTTATGTCTGATTGTTCAAGGATGTAGCTCAACAGAAATGAAAAGTCACAAAATCCATGTCCGTCACTGCTTCTCAGCCAAGGCGGTTCGCCTAGAGTCGAAAACAAACTCTAGAAAAAACCAGGGAGGAGCAGTTAACCGTTCAGAACAAAAGCAATCAAGTAGTTCTTCTGATAAAGGTGACGATTTTCGAAATTCACGTAAATCTTGA